The genomic region atcaaggtattaaaaaaaagtatattatatagtatctagtgtggcttatACGTTGTGTCTTTCTGTAACCAAAAggctaaggaaaatgttttcaatagtATTATTCTACCAtggcacatgtgatctatacagTGCGTGCCTGGCATCATTTTATATTgccaaaaaaagcaaagaatgaagtttcttaaatacaaatcagctatatttaatttaaattacaatatacttttaaaaaaagcaaatgctgctgcaagacctgagtattaacttttgtacgtgtagatgtattttatatgatatcctatcatcttaacatttttctCTCTATTATATcagttattcttggactgttggttgtagtctgtttgttgTATCGTTTTATGTctttaacttttgtatgtgtaaatgtgtttgatatgatatcctatcatcttaaaaaatAACCTTTTTTATTAGTTCTTtttcttgttgaggtattatatgactcctctctataaattttatatgtatactggaaggaaataaaaagaaggaacatcATACTATAGTaaaacttggaaacacttgataaatggcacagttgtttccttctttaaatctaaggattcacacgaggttgcGTTGGATATTATTAATGGGCATGTGAgcgtaagattttttttatatgtatactggaaggaaataaaaaaaggagCAACATACTAtcgtacaacttggaaacacttaaACAATGGtacagttgtttccttctttaaatctgacgattcacacgaggttgggttggatattatgaatgtgcctgtaaTCTTAAGAAAAATGTCACATTCCGTTTAAGCGGAGCGTATAGTGAAAACACTTCCAAAACTTTTGAAGGCTACTTagaaactattgtcagagacatttcacgtaatacactcacttgaaaatgaagaattgcacacaattttccgtatACTGTGTGCTTCATAAGAATTCCGACTTAACAGAtacgccactggaactattatttttgcaactgcatgCGTTcacatttcataacatcccTTGTCTATATCATACATTGTAGAAAAGGGTGGAggttcttttaaaataaataggaccccctttcagcagccggctctccttgacCTGCCTACCTCAACATCCCTGTATACCCGACACCATCCATGTCACCCacgaaaaacatactaaaacacttacatcCGCCCACaacccatacaaattccttgtctattgtataaattgcaacaaaacgtgAGCGttcttttaaaaattaataagaccaatgtaccaccccttcgattattttcttcttacGTAATGTGATTCTACCTACCACCTCCCCTCTTCCCCCATGTGACAGTGAACATTCACGGTGTACCCTATGGCTACTACACAAACGTGACGGATACTAgtctgtgacaggacgaaacttcaaaatttagttctagcatagtgacgaatgtgtgacgaatgtctaaaattaactgCAAATGACATGATATAACGacgaatatgtttacactaaaattactactttgtaagAATTTATTCGATCAGCAACAAATATGACAACTCAAAGtctttttgttatatttaaaatattgacaactttcggtacAAAAGATCCTTTTTCAATTAcgctatactaaagtcaaaatgtgaaaatctttagagcgcgttttctcaaaactcTCAAAACATTTTAGACGGGGGGATCATTGAAAAAGTTTTGCACATTTGATTTCTCTACATATGAAATTATTTTGCTCGTTTGCACATTCTACTCAATATCAGACATTTGTTGTAATAGCCAGTATTCATTTATCTCTACCAACCAATATTGCAGTGGATAAAAAGATTGGTTTCTTTTACAAAGTATAAGTATTCCAAAACTTGTGCCAGAAATTGTTATCTTACTCTTCTGGTTAAATTACATTATACTCCTATAATATTATGGATAGGGAGATAGAAGAAGGCGTGGTAGGGTAGGGGTAGGGTAGGGGCCGGGTAGGGGTGTTTTTTATGGTAGCCATCGCTCATGATTTACCCAGTCTATTCCTAAAGACATCaatgttttgttcttaaaaGAGAGGAGGGTAGGGAGGGCAACAGGGTTGAGGGGGTTGAAACTTGAAAGTCCTAGTGTTTTAGATACATTACAAATCAATAGTTCAATAGTTGTTTTGGGTACATAAGTTCATTATCAGGGCTTGCGGGGAAAAGTCCCATTCCTAATTTTGTGAAGATTATAAATCAGTTGAATTATATCATTTTAATTCGGAGAGAAGCTGTTGCAATGCTACTTGGTATGCATCAGTTTGCGCCTGTACAGTCAgtgaataaatatatgaattaaTGTTTCTATTTCTCTTCCAAGTTTTGTGATGGGTATTACCATAAAGCCATTTCTCACATCTGTTTCAGGTTATTCTTtgtaaaaggaaacaaaaataatttgtcGTCAGTATGAGGTTTGTCCTGAGCCTTTTCTCGTATCAGAGAGTTTATGCAAAGGCCGTGCGAGTATTACAAACGTGATTAGTTGTCATTGGATGTCCTCAATCACTGATACAGGTTTCAGCTATTTAGAgacatctttttcttttaacaCATTATTTCTCAAAATCTTCAGATAATCAATTTATATGATATTCTGTTGAAAATTTCAATCGGTTTGTATTTTGAGAGAATCTTTGAACCAATGTGATTAAACCTGTATAGTATGCTAAGTTTTCTTGTAAAGCTGAAGCAGGCATTGGGTGGGTATCTTAGTGCCATTCATGCTAATTCTGTAATATTCACAGATATATGGATACCCCTCTCTCTTTACAAAGAGATCTGTATATTATCAAGCCATTCTGTGTTGGTTCGTTACATTTAGAAATTGAGCAAGTTCCAAACCTTTTAGTTTGTTGgaaaaattttattttgaccCTTGATTAGTAATCTGTACTGTGCATCTTGTGAGGCGGCATATTCTATAACTACTGTGGGATGCTAGAAAACGTCAGATACTTACAGACGGACTTGTAGTACTCCAGTCTGTATTCGTATTAGAGTCCATACTCAGGTACATTTTGccatacttgtactcatgacGTTGCACTAGTACTCAGGactttgtacttgtactcatactgtagACTTTGTACTCTCACTATCGGCCTGCTTACAGAAAATCAGTATTATGATCGAACTTCCTTAGACATTTCTCTCGGTATTTTATAGACCAATccaaagaagaaataaattgcTGCATGAAAATCCCCAGTGTTTCAGTCTTCATGGGGATATttgttttgaacaattttaatCAGTTTAAGATGCGCTTTGCATATGGCTTGCAAGAGCGTGGGACAAACAGAATGGtccatttaatatattttcaaaataggGGGTATTGAATAATCAGTATTCAAATATAAGCAGTACTGTGATTAATTAACTTACTTTAATACTCTGGCTTGATTTAAGGCTTATTATCAAAACAGTGTATCTGAGTTTCACAGGCTCtttcgtttgtttgttgttttttttataaataaattcatATCCTATATCTCAATTGCATATAACATATGTGTTGTTCTGTTTGTTCCACAAAGCAACCATTGCCTAGCAACGTTACCTAAAGTGTCTCATTCTGAAttgaaaaacagaaaatttcaagtttcctCAGCTTGTTTCTATCTCTTCTTCTTTCCTGTATTTTGCTGTTGATATTTGTCAGTTATTTAGGATAAGTTCCAAATGAATTATTGTAATTGCCAATAAGTTTAGAATATCACATTTTTTCGACCATTTATGAAAGTGTGTATGAGTGGATCCACAATTCCATCTTCTTGTCTTCTGTCATTTTCTTTATCTTCTTCGAGTGTGAGCAGTGAAATTGTTGGTAGAATTCATatgattgtacattttgtacctaagattacttttttttattattacattattaccATTAGTTAACATATAAACAGATATATCATACTTTTGGTTACAAGTTTTGAGAAACAtgtaaaaacagttaaaacggAAAATTGGCTCTTGTGATTTTCATGCTTTCtttccccccccctttcccctcccatTTCTTTGGGCCGGGGCGGGTAACATATAGGTTATCCCGTACTAACCAGAATATATTAATTCCTTAACTCCTGTCGGACCCATCCTCCATTTACAcattaaatcaaatcaatcaTTTCAGATAGTCAGCTACCAGAGCCCCAAAGTTTGGATACCGGAGATGAACAATTTCACTCTGATATAAACATCATCTAAACGATGTATACTGAACAAACTCACGGTGGCCTATAATTTCGTGCTTttacaacatattttaattattgtactAAATTCACTCTACTTATTTGACTATTTGACACAGTACCTAAGAAGTATCTCTCTTGTTCGTTTGGTACCccacaacaccccccccccccaactgttGGGTAATATTTTTTGTTGCTTTGTTGAAGCGAGTAAATCTTGCTATAAAAAATCCTCCATTTTTTCAGCAGTCTTTCAAGTAAGGCTATTTTTACTGCTTCAAGTGATCCGTTCGAATGCTCCTGCAACACAGTGGCGTGCATAACTGAAAAGTGGGAAGGGAGAAAACATGTATCTACTCCTCTTTCTAAAGTGGGGTGGCGTCGAACTTCACTCCACCCCTCCTCTGATTATGACACTGCATATACACTAGAGTTTCCATTTTAAATCTAAGAAGTATCTCTCTTGTTCGTTTGGTACCCccaccaacaccccccccccaccctaacTGTTGGGGAATATTTTTTGTTGCTTTGTTGAGGCGAGTAAATTCAATATAACATCTGTAATAAAGAAGTGTACTGGACAGCGACTGAACTTTATTGTAAAACTGGACAGCGACTGAACTTTATAGTCAAACAGGCACTTCTTTCAATAAAGATATGGAAATTCGACATATACAGTGAAATCAGTAAACGTAACATTGCAATACAAATGATACCTTATCGACTGACCACCGACGGCTATTAGCCGTCTATAAAGTCTATCACCGTGGTAATCACCTAACCTAAAATTGTACCCATAAACTATCAGAACtccataaaataaatgtttatgcAGCAGGGTATGAAAACCCGCCCGCTATCTGCCGGTCGCACTTTGCGATCACCAGAACCTGAATATTTCATGTTCAAACGTTTAATGTATCCATATGAATACAATACAATCAGGAGAACAGACCGCAGGCGAAAATTGCCAAATTGGAGAAAACTGCCACGTTTGCttaaattgtgtcatttctaGGGGataatttgcaaaacccatctttTTGGTAGTTTTATATGGTTTTATAAAATGTTCTTATCTGCTGTCCCAACTGCCCTCTCCTATGTATCCTTACCAACCCCCACAACAAAGCGTATGTTTGTTAGTTACTTTGTTATAAAAATCATCCATTTTGTCAGCAGTCTTGTAACTTTTCAAGTAAGGCTATTTTAACTGCttgaagtaaaatgtttgcACTCCTGCAACACAGTGGAGTGCATAACTAAAAAGTGGGAAGGAACAAATCATATATCTACTCCTCTTTCTAAAGTGGGGTGGCGTCGAACTTCACGCCACCCCACCTCTGATTATGACACTGAATATACACTAGAGTTTCCATTTAACATTATGCTGCATAGACAGTGGTTACATAATAAGCATGTTAGCTATCTGACCCtttctttaatatattcatattcttTATTTCAATGTAAACTAATGTAAGGTTCACTTCAATCTCATTGTCTTATGTCCCCGCCGACTATAGCCTTCAAGGAAGGCCGCCAACGAACCGGATCCTTCACACGGCTATTCTGAACGTCAAAAGGACGGATATCTATACGTCCCAATACTCTTTACTGTGATCCAACAGTTATaaatataggttacattttCTGTCTTAACTTTACACTTAGAAGTTTGTAAACTGGTAACTTGGTAGAGAAAGACGGACTTGAAATTGAATCCCAAAAACTCAGTCTCGGCTATAGAACTGTTACAAATTATCTTTGAACACCATGTGCACAAAATTACACTAACCTGTGCGCAATATACGGTATTAAGAAACGAAGTAGCCTATAAGCATTTCGTTCTCGCGGTACTGTGGTTACAGCTATACGTAAAAAAAGACCTCCCTTCGGAAAAACATGTACATTGTACGTCCATCTTCGTTGGGTGCAGATATTTTTAAGAAGATACAAGAAAacagagcatatatatatatatatatatatatatatatatatatatatatatatatttatatttcatatatcatatatcataagAGGCTATTTTAGATGGAGTAACATTATATAGCAAGAGTTGAAATCCAGAAATTATCTGTAATGCTATATACCACATTGTATCACGAAGCCGATATTGCCTATACCAAAGGAATACTACGCCAACCTTGTCTAGAAAATGTGTCAGTCAGGCTGTTGAAGAAGTATTTATTCATAACAAATGAACATACCGATATTAACGTAAATTAACCCCTATATAGAAGGAAGGTCTTTATGATGGATATATTAAGATGTGTAGATAAACTAAGTAGAAACTAATTATTACCAATTATATATGCACTAACAACTCTAGGAAATTAGGATTGTTATATGTTCCTATGTGTGTAAAACTCCAGTCGAACAGTTACAGCAACGATAACAACCGAACATGTGTCTCGTAACTCGCGATACCATTATGTTTTAATATGTAATTGCTTTTAAGGGCAATGCAGGTACAAGTCcatatataaacattttaccCGAACTTTTGGTAACTATCATGAGTTTCTCTTCCCCGTCTACTACGGATGTGGTAATGTACCATACCTTGTCTTCAACTGGAATTGATGTTAGTAATTGCCGACCATCTCGACTGTATTGTGTTAGAATAGTGTTCCGCCACCCCATAGCATCCCATAACATATAGATGAGCCCTGTCTTGTCTATGCACACACTGTAAGGTTTTACGTCAGCTCCActtagatttggtttggttaATTTATACACCACCTTACTCCCTAAAGTCACCATGGTAACTGCATATGAGGTCCTACCCACAAAGTCACAGATCAGAAGATAACTGTCATGGACAGTGATGTCACATGAATACCTGATTACATCAGGTAGTACAATGGTGTGACTGTAATTCAGCTGATAATCAAATACATACACTTCTCTGCTGTTAGTACCAACAATGATTTCATTCTTGGCGGGACTCGTGGTAACAGACCGCACAAACCTACCAAAGGCTGACCACGTCTGAACCATATCACTGATGTTCTTCTTTTGGTAAGAAGAGtcagaaatattataaataccgATTTCATCCGGTATGCAAACTGTAATGACATTGCACCCTGACAAATTACAACAGTAACGCTCTGGCCACACCCTGAATCTCTTATTTCTATTTAAAACATTCTGATTTAATATTTCTCCTTTCATGTTAGTGACAGTGATGTGTGATTTATCTTTTGATACCACACCAGTCATAACGATATTACCATTGCTACTACTTGTCAAACCAGTGATCCCGTAACCTTTAGCTTTGATTCCCACAATATCAACGACAGACTCTGCGCTTTCTGTAATGACAACTTTATCAGATGCAACTTTTATTATATCAGTCATGAAAACATTACATAAAGATTCTAACTCTGGATATTCTTGTTTCATGTCTTCGATCAAAGGTTCACTGGCTGCTCTTAGGTCGGGGACAAACTGTGCGTCTGTCCAATCGTCATTTCATGCAAGAATGGTAGAAGACGTTGCTGATAAGTTTTCGAACCGTTTAATAAGTTGCTTACATTTATTTAGTATTTCTTcacattcgtttttgttttgactAGTAAAAAGATCTTTTGCTGTTGTCAAGGTCTTGAATTGACTATCTAACTCCCCgaattttttaaagaattcaCCCTTCGTTACCTTACAATTGTCCTTAAATTCTTCCAATTCCTGGTCATATTTTATATCggtacttttcatattttcttgatgTTTCATGATCAATCGGTTCATTTTCTCTTCATGTTTAACAGTTATTTCACGTTTTTcacatcttcttcttttttctatgTCAGCAGCTCCTTTGTCACGTTCATCATTACATTCAGcaagtttataatttatttcctTTGCCTCTGACTTGAGATAATTTGTCAACCACAAAGTCATATGGCTAGCATTCTCACTCAATTTTACTAGCGCCATTTGAACCTTCTCGGGTAACGCATATAGTTTATTTTTGTGCTTGCTTAGTTCAGCGAGGTTCCGATTCAGTAATGTCCTTTCCTTCTTAGCTAGATGAGTCACATCTATGAGATCATGACCTTTGTGCTGGCTGTGAGTGCAGACTAAGCAAACCGGCTCATTTTGGCATGTACCACAGCACAATTTGGCTGGttctttgatatgaaaattgcaccTGGGATCTTCCGTCATTGCTGTTATTTCCTCCATGGTTAGGTTCTTAGCTGccatattttccaatttcagaGTGCTT from Apostichopus japonicus isolate 1M-3 chromosome 2, ASM3797524v1, whole genome shotgun sequence harbors:
- the LOC139981320 gene encoding uncharacterized protein, with protein sequence MKQEYPELESLCNVFMTDIIKVASDKVVITESAESVVDIVGIKAKGYGITGLTSSSNGNIVMTGVVSKDKSHITVTNMKGEILNQNVLNRNKRFRVWPERYCCNLSGCNVITVCIPDEIGIYNISDSSYQKKNISDMVQTWSAFGRFVRSVTTSPAKNEIIVGTNSREVYVFDYQLNYSHTIVLPDVIRYSCDITVHDSYLLICDFVGRTSYAVTMVTLGSKVVYKLTKPNLSGADVKPYSVCIDKTGLIYMLWDAMGWRNTILTQYSRDGRQLLTSIPVEDKVWYITTSVVDGEEKLMIVTKSSGKMFIYGLVPALPLKAITY
- the LOC139981313 gene encoding E3 ubiquitin-protein ligase TRIM56-like; this translates as MASWNPFIEDLTENFFMCSVCLDQFNEPKQLPCLHRYCNDCLRTVIQASHDGTIECPLCKQRCCIPEDGLDGFKTDFHMKSMLEFIELRKSFEKKDLKQCVSCSKDVVCSAYCFKCRDFLCDECYKVHISNRMFTDHQPSTLKLENMAAKNLTMEEITAMTEDPRCNFHIKEPAKLCCGTCQNEPVCLVCTHSQHKGHDLIDVTHLAKKERTLLNRNLAELSKHKNKLYALPEKVQMALVKLSENASHMTLWLTNYLKSEAKEINYKLAECNDERDKGAADIEKRRRCEKREITVKHEEKMNRLIMKHQENMKSTDIKYDQELEEFKDNCKVTKGEFFKKFGELDSQFKTLTTAKDLFTSQNKNECEEILNKCKQLIKRFENLSATSSTILA